From one Melospiza melodia melodia isolate bMelMel2 chromosome 4, bMelMel2.pri, whole genome shotgun sequence genomic stretch:
- the RERGL gene encoding ras-related and estrogen-regulated growth inhibitor-like protein — translation MGEVKVAVLGGSGAGKSALAVRFLTRRFIGEYASGAECIYTKHLCLDGRQIHLEIYDPCSQPQQGKLSLADELHWADGFIIVYDISDRASFAFAKALLYRIRESHIGVCKKMVESSVFLVGNKQDLCHMREVGWDEGQKLAIDNKCQFCELSAAEHYQEVVAMFTKVLRNITANSKVKEKRRSSGSKSMAKLINNVFGKRRKSV, via the exons atgGGCGAGGTGAAGGTGGCCGTGCTgggcggcagcggggccggcAAATCGG CGCTGGCGGTGCGGTTCCTGACCCGGCGATTCATCGGAGAGTACGCGTCCGGAGCCG AATGCATCTACACCAAACACTTGTGCCTGGATGGGAGGCAGATACACCTGGAAATTTATGACCCTTGTTCCCAG CCCCAGCAGGGGAAGCTGTCCCTGGCAGATGAGCTGCACTGGGCTGATGGATTTATCATTGTCTATGACATCAGTGACAGAGCATCCTTTGCCTTTGCCAAGGCCCTGCTCTACAGGATCCGAGAGTCTCACATAGGAGTTTGTAAAAA GATGGTCGAGTCATCAGTATTTTTGGTTGGCAATAAACAGGATCTATGCCACATGAGGGAGGTTGGCTGGGATGAAGGACAGAAGCTGGCAATAGACAACAAGTGCCAATTCTGTGAACTGTCAGCAGCAGAGCACTATCAGGAGGTTGTGGCAATGTTCACCAAGGTGCTGAGGAACATCACTGCCAACTCCAAAGTGAAGGAGAAGAGACGATCAAGCGGCTCCAAGTCAATGGCCAAGTTGATCAACAATGTGTTTGGGAAGAGGAGGAAATCTGTGTAA